From a region of the Mercurialis annua linkage group LG1-X, ddMerAnnu1.2, whole genome shotgun sequence genome:
- the LOC126665812 gene encoding lactoylglutathione lyase GLX1, with amino-acid sequence MATETANPNAAELLEWPKKDNRRFLHAVYRVGDLDRTIKFYTECFGMKLLRKRDIPEEKYANAFLGFGPEESNFVVELTYNYGVTSYDIGTGFGHFAISTQDVYKLVDEVRAKGGAVTREPGPVKGGSSVIAFVKDPDGYLFEIIQRGPTPEPLCQVMLRVGDLDRSIKFYEKALGMRLLRKIDRPEHKYTLAMMGYAEEYETTVLELTYNYGVTEYTKGNAYAQVAISTDDVYKSGEALNLVTQELGGKVTRQPGPIPGINTKITAFLDPDGWKTVLVDNEDFLKELQKQD; translated from the exons ATGGCAACTGAGACTGCAAATCCAAATGCTGCTGAGCTATTAGAATGGCCTAAGAAAGATAACCGCAGATTTCTTCATGCTGTTTATCGTGTTGGTGATCTTGATCGCACCATTAA GTTTTATACTGAATGCTTTGGGATGAAATTACTGAGGAAAAGAGATATTCCAGAGGAGAAATACGCCAATGCTTTTCTTGGATTTGGCCCTGAAGAGTCTAACTTCGTTGTGGAGCTCACTTACA ATTATGGAGTGACTTCATATGATATTGGAACTGGTTTTGGCCATTTTGCAATTTCAACTCAGGAT GTTTACAAATTGGTCGACGAAGTTCGTGCCAAGGGTGGGGCTGTCACAAGGGAACCTGGTCCAGTCAAAGGTGGAAGCAGTGTCATTGCTTTTGTGAAAGATCCTGATGGTTATCTTTTTGAAATCATTCAAAGAGGACCAACTCCTGAGCCCCTGTGCCAAGTAATGCTTCGTGTTGGTGACTTGGATCGTTCCATCAAGTTCTATGAAAAG GCCTTGGGGATGAGGCTATTGAGGAAGATTGATAGGCCTGAACACAAG TACACCTTGGCGATGATGGGCTATGCAGAAGAATATGAGACAACCGTCCTCGAGTTGACTTACAATTATGGTGTCACGGAATATACAAAGGGAAATGCCTATGCGCAG GTTGCTATTAGCACTGATGATGTCTACAAAAGTGGCGAGGCTCTAAACCTGGTCACGCAAGAGCTTGGTGGAAAAGTAACTCGACAACCTGGACCTATTCCTGGAATCAACACCAAAATTACTGCTTTCCTTGACCCGGATGGATGGAAAACC GTCCTCGTCGACAATGAAGACTTTCTTAAGGAGCTTCAAAAGCAAGACTGA